A window of the Mus pahari chromosome 1, PAHARI_EIJ_v1.1, whole genome shotgun sequence genome harbors these coding sequences:
- the LOC110313025 gene encoding olfactory receptor 6F1, with amino-acid sequence MITENWTLAQDFLLLGFPGSQVLQLSLFLFFLVMYLLTIGGNVAILLLVSTSHQLQTPMYFFLSNLSFLEIWYTTAAVPKALAILVGKSQSISFLGCLLQMYLVFSLGCTEYFLLAAMAYDRYLAICFPLHYQAIMNSLLSAQLALSSWICGFLAISVPAALISTLSFCGTHAINHFFCDIAPWIALACTSTQGVETVAFVIAFVVILSSCLITLISYAYIIRTILRIPSASGRRKAFSTCSSHLTVVLIWYGSTIFLHVRTSIKDDLQLTKAVHVLNTVVTPALNPFIYTLRNKEVKEILGKKWKRM; translated from the coding sequence ATGATCACAGAGAATTGGACTCTAGCCCAAGACTTCCTTCTGTTAGGCTTTCCTGGATCTCAGGTCCtccagctttctctttttctcttttttctggtCATGTACCTCCTAACCATTGGTGGAAATGTGGCAATCTTGCTATTGGTTAGTACTTCACACCAGTTACAGACCCCCATGTATTTCTTTCTGAGCAACCTGTCATTCTTGGAGATCTGGTACACAACAGCTGCAGTCCCAAAAGCTCTGGCCATTCTGGTGGGGAAGAGTCAATCCATATCATTTTTAGGGTGTCTTTTGCAGATGTACTTGGTTTTCTCATTAGGTTGCACAGAATACTTCCTCTTGGCAGCCATGGCTTATGACCGCTATCTTGCTATTTGTTTTCCTCTACACTACCAGGCTATCATGAACAGTCTGCTCTCAGCACAGCTGGCTCTTAGCTCCTGGATTTGTGGTTTCCTGGCCATTTCTGTGCCAGCAGCCCTCATCAGCACCTTATCCTTCTGTGGCACCCATGCTATCAATCATTTCTTCTGTGACATTGCACCCTGGATTGCCCTGGCCTGTACCAGTACTCAGGGAGTGGAGACAGTGGCTTTTGTGATTGCTTTTGTGGTTATCCTGAGTTCCTGTCTCATTACTCTGATATCTTATGCCTATATCATCAGAACCATTCTGAGGATCCCTTCAGCCAGTGGTCGCAGAAAAGCTTTCTCCACCTGttcctcccacctcactgtggTACTCATCTGGTATGGATCTACAATTTTCCTCCATGTTCGAACATCCATCAAAGATGATTTGCAACTGACTAAAGCAGTTCATGTCCTCAATACAGTGGTGACTCCAGCTCTTAATCCCTTCATTTATACTCTTCGTAATAAGGAGGTCAAAGAAATTctagggaagaaatggaagagaatgtGA